The following coding sequences lie in one Halorussus rarus genomic window:
- a CDS encoding helix-turn-helix domain-containing protein, whose product MPGETVYAELKIREPNRCQVAATSESDARVSRVSRTVIPNENGRITEELEVERSPDDEVSAAPVDRENGVFRLRRPVGQGCPCELVERQECPVRTIHADDGELFLTFYAEEIGLVRRAVADLKECCEGVHLQRLYEADEGASRDLVYVDRDRFTDRQLEALRTAHEMGYFSYPKEANAGEVADALGIASTTFTEHLSNAQSKLLEHLLGE is encoded by the coding sequence ATGCCGGGGGAGACCGTCTACGCTGAGTTGAAAATCAGGGAGCCGAACCGGTGCCAGGTCGCGGCCACGTCCGAGTCCGACGCCAGAGTGAGCCGGGTGTCCCGGACCGTCATCCCGAACGAAAACGGCCGCATCACCGAGGAACTCGAGGTCGAGCGGTCGCCCGACGACGAGGTGTCCGCCGCGCCGGTCGACCGGGAGAACGGCGTGTTCCGCCTCCGCCGGCCGGTCGGACAGGGCTGTCCCTGCGAGCTCGTCGAGCGCCAGGAGTGTCCGGTCCGGACCATCCACGCCGACGACGGGGAGCTCTTCCTGACGTTCTACGCCGAGGAGATCGGACTGGTGCGCCGAGCGGTCGCCGACCTGAAGGAGTGCTGCGAGGGGGTCCACCTTCAGCGGCTCTACGAGGCGGACGAAGGGGCGTCTCGGGACCTCGTCTACGTCGACCGCGACCGGTTCACCGACCGGCAGCTCGAGGCCCTCCGAACTGCGCACGAGATGGGCTACTTCTCGTATCCCAAGGAGGCCAACGCGGGCGAGGTCGCAGACGCGCTGGGAATCGCCTCGACAACGTTCACGGAACACCTCTCGAACGCCCAGTCGAAGCTCCTCGAGCACCTGCTCGGCGAGTAA
- a CDS encoding QcrA and Rieske domain-containing protein: MDESNDSTRSGGDDRTRPRSDDPCESCPCADSAAALRSDGGAESPAAEDDGLDRRDVAKILATIGGLSAVGSLAAPLAGLTRVFEREYTGPIYSDGVPLVDADGDRIDENALGMGDFITVFPEPRPGLEDAPTLLVRYPEEEYAEPTQLAFTVSGYAAYSKVCTHAGCMVSDRDGQTMVCPCHFGKFNPVEGASVVGGPPPRPLPQLPITLSSDGYLIATGDFEGPVGVTE, encoded by the coding sequence ATGGACGAGAGCAACGATTCGACGCGATCCGGAGGCGACGACCGAACGCGACCGAGAAGCGACGACCCGTGCGAGAGCTGCCCGTGCGCCGACTCGGCCGCGGCCCTCCGGTCGGACGGTGGGGCCGAATCGCCGGCCGCAGAGGACGACGGACTCGACCGTCGGGACGTGGCGAAGATCCTGGCCACTATCGGCGGCCTGTCGGCGGTCGGGAGCCTGGCCGCCCCGCTCGCGGGGCTGACACGGGTGTTCGAGCGCGAGTACACCGGTCCCATCTACTCCGACGGGGTACCGCTGGTGGACGCGGACGGCGACCGGATCGACGAGAACGCGCTGGGGATGGGCGACTTCATAACCGTCTTTCCCGAGCCCCGGCCGGGCCTCGAGGACGCGCCGACGCTGCTGGTCCGGTACCCCGAGGAGGAGTACGCCGAGCCGACGCAGCTCGCGTTCACCGTCTCGGGGTACGCGGCCTACTCGAAGGTCTGCACCCACGCCGGCTGCATGGTGTCGGACCGCGACGGCCAGACGATGGTGTGTCCCTGCCACTTCGGGAAGTTCAATCCGGTAGAGGGCGCGTCGGTCGTCGGCGGCCCGCCGCCCCGTCCGCTGCCACAACTGCCGATCACGCTGTCGAGCGACGGTTATCTCATCGCCACCGGCGACTTTGAGGGGCCCGTCGGGGTAACGGAGTGA